TGCCCGCCAGCGTCCCGCTCAGCTCGGTCATCGGCCACCGCCCGGTTCGGAGCCCATCACGATCGGCACGCGCACCGCCGAACCCCACTCCGTCCACGAACCGTCGTAGTTGCGGACGCTCTCGAACCCGAGCAGGTGCGTCAGGACGAACCAGGTGTGGCTGGAACGCTCGCCGATGCGGCAGTACACGATCACCTCATCGCCCGGCGTCAGACCGGCCTCGCCGAGGTAGAGGGCCTCCAGCTCGGGACGGCGCTTGAAAGTGGCGTCCGGTGCGGCGGCGCGCCCCCACGGCACGGAGGCGGCGGACGGGATGTGACCGGCACGGAGCGCTCCCTCGGCCGGATAGCCGGGGATCTCGGTGCGCTCGCCGCTGTACTCCTCGGGCGAGCGGACGTCGATCAGCGGCTTGCCCCGGTGGGCGAGCACGTCGTCCTTGAAGGTGCGGACGCGGGTGTCGTCCCGTTTCACCACCGGGTACTCGGCCGGTTGCGGCGCCGTGGCCTCACGGGTGAGCTCCCGGCCCTCGGCGATCCATTTGTCGCGGCCGCCGTCGAGGAGGCGAACGTCCTCGTGACCGAAGAGCGTGAACACCCACAGAGCGTAGGCGGCCCACCAGTTGCTCTTGTCGCCGTAGACGACGACCGTTGTGTCGCGGGCGATCCCCTTCGAGCCGAGCAGTTCCGCGAAGCGCTCCGGGGAGACGTAGTCCCGGATGACCGGGTCGTTGAGGTCCGTGTGCCAATCGAGCTTCATCGCGCCCGGGATGTGGCCGGTCTCATAGAGAAGCACGTCCTCGTCCGACTCCACCACGACGAGGCCCGGTGCGCCCAGCTGTGCGGCCAGCCACTCCGTGGAGACCAGGCGCTTGGGGTGGGCGTAGCCGGCGAACGCGGGCGACGGGTCGGCACCGATGGACATGCGGTTCCTCCTCCGGGATAAGCTGAAACCCTGCGACTGAAGGGAAGCCTTCCCAGGCTACGCGGCCGTGGCGGGTTGCGGGACGATCCCTTTCCAACTTCGACGCAAAAGGTGCGCATCCCCTATGACGCTCGAGACGACCGGTTCGCTGCCCCGCCTCGCGGACCGTTCGCCGCAGATCACCGGCGCCGAGATCGTGTCCAGCCTGGTCCCGCCCTCCCAGTTCGAGCGCGCGAGCTTCGACTCGTACCGTCCCGACCGCAGCTATCCGTCGCAGTCCGGGGCCGTGGCGGCCCTCAAACTGTTCGCCACGTCGTGGGAGCCGCAGCCCCCGGCCGGCCTCTTCAGCCGGAGCCGCAAGAAGATCGCCCCGACGGAACCCGGCGTCTACCTCGACGGCGGCTTCGGCGTCGGCAAGACCCACCTTCTCGCGGCGATCTGGCACGAGGCCCCCGGCCCCAAGTACTTCGGCACCTTCATCGAGTACACCGCGCTGGTCGGCGCCCTGGGCTACGCCGGCGCTGTCCAGCTGCTGCGCGGCTCGGACCTCCTCTGCATCGACGAGTTCGAGCTCGACGACCCGGGCGACACCATGATGATGACCCGGATGCTCGGCGAGCTCGTCGCGTCCGGCACCCGCATCGCCGCCACGTCCAACACTCCGCCCAACGCCCTCGGCGAGGGGCGGTTCGCCGCCAGCGACTTCCTCCGCGAGATCCAGTCGCTCTCCGCCCATTTCCAGATCCTCCGCATCGACGGCCTCGACTACCGCCGCCGGGACACCGCCGGCTCGTCCGCGACTCTCGCCGCCGACGAGTACGGCCGAGCGCTCGGAGCGCTCACCGCCCGCGGCGAGACCGCGACGAACGACTCGTTCGACGGCCTCATCACTCACCTGGCGACCGTCCACCCCTCCCGGTACATCAAGATGCTGGAGGGCGTGGACGTCATCGGCCTCTCCGATGTGACCGTGCTGCACGACCAGATGGCTGCCCTGCGTCTGGTGGCGTTCATCGACCGGGTTTACGACGCGGAGATCCCCCTCCTTCAGACCGGTGTCCCGCTCAGCGAAGTCTTCGACGATGAGATGCTTGGCGGGGGATACCGGAAGAAGTACCTGCGCTCGGTCTCCCGGTTGATCGCGCTGACGGCGGGGGAGCTGCCGCCGGCGGCGTAGAGCGGTTCGGGGAGTCTCCCGCCGGATCCGGAGTCCGCTCCCCTCTCCCCGAAACAGACTGTTTACACTCATCGGCCGCTCGTAACAGACCCGAAACACGGGGATGCGACCCCCGAAACGCGACGCGGCGAGACTGGCGACAACCCGAAGCGCCCTCGATAACGGGAATTCCTCCCGCCGGGCATTGCACAGAGAGGTTGGGATTCACATGGTGTTTCACACAGCAGCGGACTACGCAGAGGCAGGGACCGTCAACTCCCTGTGGCTGCTCGTGGCCGCAGCCCTCGTTCTGCTGATGACCCCGGGCGTCGCTTTCTTCTACGGCGGCATGGTGCGGGCGAAGAGCGTCGTGTCCATGATGATGATGAGCGTCGGCGCGATGGCGATCGTGAGCGTGCTCTGGGTCGTCTACGGGTACGGGCTCGCGTTCGGAACGCCGCTCATCCCGCACGTTCTCGGCGCACCGGACTGGTTCCTGGGCAGCCTCATGGGCAAGGACGGGATGACCCCCGATCTGTCCGGGCTCGCCTTCGCCGGGTTCCAGGCCACGTTCGCGATCATCACCGTCGCCCTGATCTCCGGCGCGATCGCCGACCGGGCGAAGTTCGGCGCGTGGATGGTGTTCGCCGCCATGTGGGTGACGGTCGTTTACTTCCCGGTCGCGTTCTGGGTGTTCAACCTCTCTCAGGGCTGGATCGCCAGCGTTCTGCACGTCAACGACTTCGCCGGTGGCACGGCTGTCCACATCAACGCCGGTGCGGCCGGGCTGGCCCTTGCGTTGGTGCTCGGCAAACGTGTCGGGTTCCAGAAAGGGATGAGCAAACCGCACAATGTGCCGCTCACCCTCCTTGGCGCTGCGCTCCTGTGGTTCGGTTGGTTCGGCTTCAACGCCGGGTCGGAGGCCGCTGTGGACGGTGTGGCCGCCCTCGCCTGGATCAACACGCTGGCCGCTCCGGCCGCCGCGACGATCGGCTGGCTCGTGGTCGAGAAGGTCAAGGACGGCAAGCCCACCTCGATCGGGGCGGCATCGGGTGCGGTCGCCGGTCTGGTCGCGATCACTCCGGCATGCAACATCCTGACGCCGTTCTGGGCCATCCTGCTCGGTCTCGTCGCCGGTGCGGTGTGTGCGATCGCGGTGGACCTGAAGTTCAAACTCGGTTTCGACGACTCGCTCGACGTGGTCGGCATCCACCTCATCGGCGGTCTGATCGGAACGCTGTGGATCGGCTTCTTCGGCTTCACCCACATCGACGGCGACGCCTCCAAGCCGTTCTCCAGTCTGCTCTACGGCGGCAGCTTCGTGCAGCTGGGCGCGCAGGCGATCGGCGCCTTCGCAGTGCTGATCTACTCCTTCGTCCTGGCCTTCGTGATCGGCTCTGTCATTCAGCGGACGATGGGCTTCCGGATCAAGAACGAGGACGAACTCGCCGGTGTCGACACGGTCGTCCACGGCGAGGAGGGGTACTCGCTCGAGACCGTCTGAGACGGGGGCGC
Above is a genomic segment from Leifsonia xyli subsp. xyli str. CTCB07 containing:
- the zapE gene encoding cell division protein ZapE, which codes for MTLETTGSLPRLADRSPQITGAEIVSSLVPPSQFERASFDSYRPDRSYPSQSGAVAALKLFATSWEPQPPAGLFSRSRKKIAPTEPGVYLDGGFGVGKTHLLAAIWHEAPGPKYFGTFIEYTALVGALGYAGAVQLLRGSDLLCIDEFELDDPGDTMMMTRMLGELVASGTRIAATSNTPPNALGEGRFAASDFLREIQSLSAHFQILRIDGLDYRRRDTAGSSATLAADEYGRALGALTARGETATNDSFDGLITHLATVHPSRYIKMLEGVDVIGLSDVTVLHDQMAALRLVAFIDRVYDAEIPLLQTGVPLSEVFDDEMLGGGYRKKYLRSVSRLIALTAGELPPAA
- a CDS encoding sulfurtransferase, producing the protein MSIGADPSPAFAGYAHPKRLVSTEWLAAQLGAPGLVVVESDEDVLLYETGHIPGAMKLDWHTDLNDPVIRDYVSPERFAELLGSKGIARDTTVVVYGDKSNWWAAYALWVFTLFGHEDVRLLDGGRDKWIAEGRELTREATAPQPAEYPVVKRDDTRVRTFKDDVLAHRGKPLIDVRSPEEYSGERTEIPGYPAEGALRAGHIPSAASVPWGRAAAPDATFKRRPELEALYLGEAGLTPGDEVIVYCRIGERSSHTWFVLTHLLGFESVRNYDGSWTEWGSAVRVPIVMGSEPGGGR
- a CDS encoding ammonium transporter, whose translation is MVFHTAADYAEAGTVNSLWLLVAAALVLLMTPGVAFFYGGMVRAKSVVSMMMMSVGAMAIVSVLWVVYGYGLAFGTPLIPHVLGAPDWFLGSLMGKDGMTPDLSGLAFAGFQATFAIITVALISGAIADRAKFGAWMVFAAMWVTVVYFPVAFWVFNLSQGWIASVLHVNDFAGGTAVHINAGAAGLALALVLGKRVGFQKGMSKPHNVPLTLLGAALLWFGWFGFNAGSEAAVDGVAALAWINTLAAPAAATIGWLVVEKVKDGKPTSIGAASGAVAGLVAITPACNILTPFWAILLGLVAGAVCAIAVDLKFKLGFDDSLDVVGIHLIGGLIGTLWIGFFGFTHIDGDASKPFSSLLYGGSFVQLGAQAIGAFAVLIYSFVLAFVIGSVIQRTMGFRIKNEDELAGVDTVVHGEEGYSLETV